From a single Streptomyces misionensis genomic region:
- a CDS encoding TOBE domain-containing protein — MQDYTIGQAARLLGVSPDTARRWADAGRVATHRDEAGRRLIDGRDLAAFSVELAKGGGEEEPSYTSVRNAFPGIVTAIKLGDVAAQVEIQAGPHRLVSLLTREAVEELGLEVGMEATARVKSTNVHIDRA; from the coding sequence ATGCAGGACTACACCATCGGCCAGGCGGCGCGGCTGCTCGGCGTCAGCCCGGACACCGCCCGCCGCTGGGCCGACGCGGGCCGGGTGGCCACCCATCGCGACGAGGCGGGAAGGCGGCTCATCGACGGCCGGGACCTGGCCGCGTTCTCCGTCGAACTGGCCAAGGGCGGCGGCGAGGAGGAGCCCTCCTACACCTCCGTGCGCAACGCCTTCCCCGGCATCGTCACCGCGATCAAGCTCGGTGACGTGGCCGCCCAGGTGGAGATCCAGGCGGGCCCGCACCGGCTGGTGTCCCTGCTCACCCGCGAGGCCGTCGAGGAACTCGGCCTGGAGGTCGGCATGGAGGCCACGGCCCGGGTGAAGTCGACCAACGTGCACATCGACCGCGCCTGA
- a CDS encoding molybdopterin-dependent oxidoreductase, which yields MTLARLALTGDLVRPARLTVPDLLSWPQHRVAVSFECATSGMRHHRFTGPRLYDVLADAGPGFDPGRRKDRLRFLIAVTGTDGHHALLSWAEIDPDFADAPVLLGVSIDDTPLDAAGPQLVLPQDRCGARHISGITAIRVDGGYGSAGPAPAAAARAPAR from the coding sequence GTGACCCTCGCCCGGCTCGCCCTGACCGGTGATCTCGTGAGACCCGCCCGGCTGACCGTGCCGGACCTGCTGTCCTGGCCGCAGCACCGGGTGGCCGTCAGCTTCGAGTGCGCGACCAGCGGCATGCGGCACCACCGGTTCACCGGGCCGCGGCTGTACGACGTCCTGGCCGACGCGGGGCCCGGCTTCGACCCGGGGCGCCGCAAGGACCGGCTGCGCTTCCTGATCGCCGTCACCGGCACCGACGGCCACCACGCGCTGCTGTCCTGGGCCGAGATCGACCCGGACTTCGCCGACGCCCCGGTCCTGCTCGGGGTGAGCATCGACGACACTCCGCTGGACGCCGCCGGCCCCCAGCTGGTGCTGCCCCAGGACCGCTGCGGTGCCCGGCACATCAGCGGGATCACGGCGATCCGGGTGGACGGGGGGTACGGAAGCGCCGGGCCGGCCCCGGCCGCCGCCGCGCGGGCCCCGGCACGGTGA
- the modA gene encoding molybdate ABC transporter substrate-binding protein — MTRSMRRTRRVLRPAGTGAAALLALSACSSSTHSSGAASDTSGPASSKPSGTVTVFAAASLQESFTTLGKEFERRHPGTKVRFNFGGSDTLAASITSGAPADVFAAASPKTMATVTDAGDAAGTPATFVRNQLEIATLPGNPGKVASLKDLARPGLKVVLCDKTVPCGAAAQKALDAAHLTLTPVSYEQDVKSALNKVELKEADAAVVYKTDVHTAGDKVEGVEFPESAEAVNDYPIALLKNSENAGAAKAFIALVRSAEGQKVLGGAGFLKP; from the coding sequence ATGACCCGTTCCATGCGCCGGACCCGGCGAGTGCTGCGGCCGGCCGGCACGGGAGCCGCCGCCCTGCTGGCCCTCAGCGCCTGTTCCTCTTCGACCCACTCGTCGGGCGCCGCCTCGGACACGTCCGGTCCGGCCTCCTCGAAGCCGTCCGGCACGGTCACCGTCTTCGCCGCCGCCTCGCTCCAGGAGAGCTTCACCACCCTGGGCAAGGAGTTCGAGCGGCGGCATCCCGGCACCAAGGTCAGGTTCAACTTCGGCGGCAGCGACACCCTCGCCGCGAGCATCACCAGCGGCGCCCCCGCCGACGTCTTCGCCGCCGCCAGCCCCAAGACCATGGCGACCGTCACCGACGCCGGGGACGCGGCCGGCACCCCGGCCACCTTCGTCCGCAACCAGCTGGAGATCGCCACCCTGCCCGGCAACCCCGGCAAGGTCGCCTCCCTCAAGGACCTCGCCAGGCCCGGCCTCAAGGTCGTCCTGTGCGACAAGACGGTGCCGTGCGGCGCCGCCGCGCAGAAGGCCCTGGACGCCGCCCACCTCACGCTCACCCCGGTCTCCTACGAGCAGGACGTCAAGAGCGCCCTGAACAAGGTGGAACTCAAGGAGGCCGACGCGGCGGTGGTGTACAAGACCGATGTGCACACCGCGGGTGACAAGGTGGAGGGCGTGGAGTTCCCCGAGTCCGCCGAAGCCGTCAACGACTACCCGATCGCCCTGCTGAAGAACTCGGAGAACGCCGGGGCCGCCAAGGCGTTCATCGCCCTCGTGCGCTCCGCCGAGGGCCAGAAGGTGCTGGGCGGGGCCGGGTTCCTCAAGCCGTGA
- the modB gene encoding molybdate ABC transporter permease subunit, with protein MTPPLEPGAATGLRTDRPRRRRTATGGTSARRTAAGRRGAPLPLLLPGVLALAFLLVPLLALLVRAPWRSLPDRLTSAEVWQALQLSLVSATAATAVSLVLGVPLAWLLARTDFPGRGLVRALVTLPLVLPPVVGGVALLLALGRNGVVGQWLDSWFGITLPFTTAGVVIAEAFVAMPFLVISVEGTLRAADPRFEEAATTLGASRFTAFRRVTLPLIAPGIAAGAVLAWARALGEFGATITFAGNFPGRTQTMPLSVYLALQNDPEAAIALSLVLLAVSIAVLAGLRDRWLTGV; from the coding sequence GTGACCCCTCCCCTCGAACCCGGCGCCGCGACCGGCCTCCGCACGGACCGGCCGCGGCGCCGCCGTACCGCCACCGGGGGCACGAGCGCCCGGCGCACCGCCGCGGGCCGCCGCGGCGCGCCGCTGCCCCTGCTGCTCCCCGGCGTACTGGCCCTGGCGTTCCTGCTGGTGCCGCTGCTCGCGCTCCTGGTGCGCGCGCCCTGGCGCAGCCTGCCGGACCGGCTGACCAGTGCCGAGGTGTGGCAGGCGCTCCAGCTGTCGCTGGTCAGCGCCACCGCGGCGACCGCCGTCAGCCTGGTCCTCGGCGTGCCGCTGGCCTGGCTGCTGGCCCGCACCGACTTCCCGGGACGCGGCCTCGTGCGGGCCCTGGTGACCCTGCCGCTGGTGCTGCCGCCGGTCGTCGGCGGTGTGGCCCTGCTGCTCGCCCTGGGCCGCAACGGCGTCGTCGGCCAGTGGCTGGACTCCTGGTTCGGGATCACGCTGCCGTTCACCACCGCGGGCGTCGTCATCGCGGAGGCGTTCGTCGCCATGCCGTTCCTCGTCATCAGCGTCGAGGGCACCCTGCGCGCCGCGGACCCGCGCTTCGAGGAGGCCGCGACCACCCTTGGGGCCTCCCGGTTCACCGCGTTCCGCCGGGTCACGCTGCCGCTGATCGCGCCCGGCATCGCGGCGGGCGCGGTGCTGGCCTGGGCGCGCGCCCTCGGCGAGTTCGGCGCCACGATCACCTTCGCGGGCAACTTCCCCGGCCGCACCCAGACCATGCCCCTCTCCGTCTACCTCGCCCTGCAGAACGACCCCGAGGCCGCGATCGCCCTGAGCCTGGTGCTGCTGGCCGTCTCCATCGCGGTGCTGGCGGGACTGCGCGACCGATGGCTGACAGGGGTGTGA
- a CDS encoding ABC transporter ATP-binding protein translates to MTDVAAPRLPRTDRQGLDARLVVDRGSFRLDMALTAAPGDVVALLGPNGAGKTTALRVLAGLVPLTEGHLRLDGAPLERVPPESRPVGVVFQDYLLFPHLSALDNVAFGPRCQGLGKAEARAVAAAWLERMGLADHAGAKPRRLSGGQAQRVALARALATRPRLLLLDEPLAALDARTRLEVRARLRQHLAEFEAVAVLVTHDPLDAMVLADRLVVVEHGRVVQEGTPADIARRPRTDYIARLVGLNLYRGEAGGHTVRLDAGPEITTTEQLSGPAFVAFPPSAVTLHKERPTGTAARSSWRCEVAGLETHGDRIRADLTGELALAADLTTMAAAELELRPGAPVWATVEATQTHAYPA, encoded by the coding sequence ATGACCGACGTCGCCGCCCCGCGGCTGCCGCGGACCGACCGGCAGGGGCTCGACGCGCGGCTTGTCGTGGACCGCGGCTCCTTCCGCCTCGACATGGCGCTGACGGCGGCGCCCGGGGACGTGGTCGCGCTGCTGGGGCCCAACGGCGCGGGCAAGACCACGGCGCTGCGCGTGCTGGCCGGCCTGGTGCCCCTGACCGAGGGCCATCTGCGGCTCGACGGCGCCCCGTTGGAACGGGTCCCGCCGGAGTCCCGCCCGGTCGGCGTGGTCTTCCAGGACTACCTGCTCTTCCCGCACCTGTCCGCGCTGGACAACGTGGCGTTCGGGCCGCGCTGCCAGGGCCTGGGCAAGGCGGAGGCGCGTGCGGTGGCCGCGGCCTGGCTGGAGCGCATGGGGCTCGCCGACCACGCGGGCGCCAAGCCGCGCCGGCTCTCCGGCGGCCAGGCCCAGCGCGTGGCCCTCGCCCGCGCGCTCGCCACCCGGCCCCGGCTGCTCCTGCTGGACGAGCCGCTGGCCGCCCTCGACGCCCGCACCCGGCTGGAGGTCAGGGCCCGGCTGCGACAGCATCTGGCCGAGTTCGAGGCGGTCGCCGTCCTCGTCACGCACGACCCGCTGGACGCCATGGTGCTCGCCGACCGGCTGGTGGTCGTGGAACACGGCCGGGTCGTCCAGGAGGGCACCCCCGCCGACATCGCCCGCCGCCCGCGCACGGACTACATCGCCCGGCTCGTCGGCCTGAACCTCTACCGGGGCGAGGCCGGGGGCCACACCGTACGACTGGACGCCGGGCCGGAGATCACCACCACCGAGCAACTGTCCGGCCCGGCCTTCGTCGCCTTCCCGCCGTCCGCCGTGACCCTCCACAAGGAGCGGCCCACCGGCACCGCCGCCCGCAGTTCCTGGCGCTGCGAGGTGGCCGGACTGGAGACCCACGGCGACCGGATCCGCGCCGACCTCACCGGTGAACTCGCCCTCGCCGCCGACCTCACCACGATGGCCGCCGCCGAGCTGGAGCTGCGGCCCGGTGCACCGGTCTGGGCGACAGTCGAGGCGACGCAGACCCACGCGTACCCGGCCTGA
- a CDS encoding TOBE domain-containing protein, with amino-acid sequence MTLSIRNQLPGTVTAVHPGEAMAIVEVRLDGGQDLTAAITRDAAEDLALAPGTPVRALVKSTEVSLATHRVAGLSIRNQLPGAITRLTTGAVMATVRVAVPGGELTAAVTKEAAADLGLFVGSDVVALVKATEVALATA; translated from the coding sequence ATGACCCTGAGCATCCGCAACCAGCTCCCCGGCACCGTCACGGCGGTCCACCCCGGCGAGGCGATGGCCATCGTCGAGGTCCGCCTGGACGGCGGGCAGGACCTGACCGCGGCGATCACCCGGGACGCCGCCGAGGACCTGGCCCTCGCGCCCGGTACGCCGGTGCGCGCCCTGGTGAAGTCGACCGAGGTGTCCCTCGCCACGCACCGCGTGGCGGGCCTGTCGATCCGCAACCAGCTCCCGGGCGCCATCACCCGTCTGACCACCGGCGCCGTCATGGCCACCGTGCGCGTCGCCGTCCCCGGCGGCGAGCTGACCGCGGCCGTCACCAAGGAGGCGGCCGCCGACCTCGGCCTGTTCGTCGGCTCCGACGTGGTGGCCCTGGTCAAGGCGACCGAAGTGGCACTGGCGACCGCATAG
- the gcvP gene encoding aminomethyl-transferring glycine dehydrogenase — translation MTAHRIPLSELEAGIPFEQRHIGPDQEARAKMLAQVGYGSLDELTAAAVPDVIKNADALDLPGARTEAEVLAELRSLADRNQVLGSMIGLGYHGTFTPPVILRNVMENPSWYTAYTPYQPEISQGRLEALLNFQTMVADLTGLPTSGASLLDEGTAAAEAMALSRRMGKNKKGLFLVDADALPQTVAVIRTRAEPTGVEVVVADLSEGIPADIAARDINGVLVQYPGASGAVRDIKPLIEQAHELGALVTVAADLLALTLLTSPGELGADIAVGTTQRFGVPMGFGGPHAGYMAVHEKFARSLPGRLVGVSVDADGNKAYRLALQTREQHIRREKATSNICTAQVLLAVMAGMYAVYHGPEGLRTIARRTHRYAAILAEGLRAGGVDLVHGAFFDTVTARVPGKAAEIVAAARDNGVNLRLVDADHVSMACDETTTRAHLATVWSAFGVQADIEALDASAPDALPEALLRGDDYLTHPVFHQHRSETAMLRYLRKLADRDYALDRGMIPLGSCTMKLNATTEMEPVTWPEFGALHPFAPAEQAEGYLTLIRELEDRLAEVTGYDKVSLQPNAGSQGELAGLLAVRGYHRANGDEGRTVCLIPSSAHGTNAASAAMAGMKVVVVKTAEDGEIDVEDLRAKIEQYRDELAVLMITYPSTHGVFEEHVADICARVHEAGGQVYVDGANLNALVGLAKPGHFGGDVSHLNLHKTFCIPHGGGGPGVGPVAVRSHLAPYLPNHPLQPAAGPETGVGPVSAAPWGSAGILPISWAYVRLMGGEGLKRATQVAVLSANYIAKRLEPHYPVLYTGPGGLVAHECIIDLRPLTKATGVSVDDVAKRLIDYGFHAPTMSFPVAGTLMIEPTESEDITELDRFCDAMIAIRAEIDKVGSGVWPAEDNPLHNAPHTAAALGGDWTHAYSREEAVFPAGVSVADKYWPPVRRIDQAFGDRNLVCSCPPLDAYED, via the coding sequence ATGACCGCCCATCGCATTCCGCTCTCCGAGCTCGAAGCGGGCATCCCCTTCGAACAGCGCCACATCGGCCCCGACCAGGAGGCGCGGGCCAAGATGCTCGCGCAGGTCGGCTACGGCTCCCTGGACGAGCTGACCGCCGCCGCGGTCCCGGATGTGATCAAGAACGCCGACGCGCTCGACCTGCCGGGCGCCCGCACCGAGGCCGAGGTGCTGGCCGAACTGCGCTCGCTCGCCGACCGCAACCAGGTCCTCGGCTCCATGATCGGCCTGGGTTACCACGGCACCTTCACCCCGCCGGTCATCCTGCGCAACGTCATGGAGAACCCGTCCTGGTACACGGCCTACACGCCCTACCAGCCGGAGATCTCCCAGGGCCGTCTGGAGGCCCTGCTGAACTTCCAGACCATGGTCGCCGACCTGACCGGCCTGCCCACCTCGGGCGCCTCCCTGCTGGACGAGGGCACGGCCGCCGCCGAGGCCATGGCGCTGTCCCGCCGCATGGGCAAGAACAAGAAGGGCCTGTTCCTGGTCGACGCGGACGCCCTGCCGCAGACCGTCGCCGTGATCCGGACCCGCGCCGAGCCGACCGGTGTCGAGGTCGTCGTCGCCGACCTCAGCGAGGGCATCCCGGCCGACATCGCCGCCCGGGACATCAACGGCGTGCTGGTCCAGTACCCGGGCGCCTCCGGTGCCGTACGCGACATCAAGCCGCTGATCGAGCAGGCCCACGAGCTGGGCGCCCTGGTCACCGTCGCCGCCGATCTGCTCGCCCTGACCCTGCTGACCTCTCCGGGCGAGCTGGGCGCGGACATCGCCGTCGGCACCACCCAGCGCTTCGGCGTCCCGATGGGCTTCGGCGGGCCGCACGCGGGCTACATGGCGGTGCACGAGAAGTTCGCCCGCAGCCTGCCCGGCCGCCTGGTCGGCGTGTCCGTCGACGCCGACGGCAACAAGGCCTACCGGCTGGCCCTGCAGACCCGCGAGCAGCACATCCGCCGCGAGAAGGCCACCAGCAACATCTGTACCGCGCAGGTGCTGCTCGCCGTCATGGCCGGCATGTACGCCGTCTACCACGGTCCCGAGGGCCTGCGGACGATCGCCCGGCGCACCCACCGGTACGCCGCGATCCTCGCCGAGGGCCTGCGGGCCGGCGGCGTGGACCTGGTGCACGGCGCGTTCTTCGACACCGTCACCGCGCGAGTGCCCGGCAAGGCCGCCGAGATCGTCGCCGCCGCCCGGGACAACGGCGTCAACCTGCGTCTGGTCGACGCCGACCACGTCTCCATGGCCTGCGACGAGACCACCACGCGGGCGCACCTGGCCACCGTCTGGTCCGCCTTCGGTGTCCAGGCCGACATCGAGGCGCTGGACGCGAGCGCGCCGGACGCGCTGCCGGAGGCGCTGCTGCGCGGCGACGACTACCTCACCCACCCGGTCTTCCACCAGCACCGCTCCGAGACCGCGATGCTGCGCTACCTGCGCAAGCTGGCCGACCGCGACTACGCGCTCGACCGCGGCATGATCCCGCTGGGCTCCTGCACCATGAAGCTCAACGCGACCACCGAGATGGAGCCGGTCACCTGGCCGGAGTTCGGCGCGCTGCACCCCTTCGCGCCCGCCGAGCAGGCCGAGGGCTACCTCACGCTCATCCGCGAGCTGGAGGACCGCCTGGCCGAGGTCACCGGCTACGACAAGGTCTCCCTCCAGCCGAACGCCGGCTCCCAGGGCGAGCTGGCCGGTCTGCTGGCGGTCCGCGGCTACCACCGCGCCAACGGCGACGAGGGCCGCACGGTCTGCCTCATCCCGTCCTCCGCGCACGGCACGAACGCCGCCAGCGCCGCGATGGCCGGCATGAAGGTCGTCGTCGTCAAGACCGCCGAGGACGGCGAGATCGACGTCGAGGACCTGCGGGCCAAGATCGAGCAGTACCGCGACGAGCTGGCGGTGCTGATGATCACCTACCCGTCCACGCACGGTGTGTTCGAGGAGCACGTCGCCGACATCTGCGCCCGGGTGCACGAGGCCGGCGGCCAGGTGTACGTCGACGGCGCCAACCTCAACGCGCTGGTAGGCCTCGCCAAGCCGGGCCACTTCGGCGGCGACGTCTCGCACCTCAACCTGCACAAGACCTTCTGCATCCCGCACGGCGGCGGCGGTCCCGGCGTCGGCCCGGTGGCGGTCCGCTCGCACCTGGCGCCGTACCTGCCCAACCACCCGTTGCAGCCGGCGGCGGGCCCCGAGACGGGCGTGGGCCCGGTCTCGGCGGCGCCGTGGGGCTCGGCGGGCATCCTGCCGATCTCCTGGGCGTACGTCCGCCTGATGGGCGGCGAGGGCCTCAAGCGGGCCACCCAGGTGGCCGTGCTGTCCGCCAACTACATCGCCAAGCGCCTGGAGCCGCACTACCCGGTGCTCTACACCGGCCCCGGCGGCCTGGTCGCGCACGAGTGCATCATCGACCTGCGCCCGCTGACCAAGGCGACCGGTGTGAGCGTGGACGACGTGGCCAAGCGCCTGATCGACTACGGCTTCCACGCGCCGACCATGTCGTTCCCGGTGGCCGGCACGCTGATGATCGAGCCCACCGAGTCCGAGGACATCACCGAGCTGGACCGGTTCTGCGACGCGATGATCGCGATTCGCGCGGAGATCGACAAGGTCGGCTCCGGCGTCTGGCCGGCGGAGGACAACCCGCTGCACAACGCGCCGCACACCGCGGCCGCGCTGGGCGGCGATTGGACGCACGCCTACAGCCGCGAGGAGGCCGTCTTCCCGGCGGGTGTGTCGGTGGCCGACAAGTACTGGCCGCCGGTGCGCCGCATCGACCAGGCCTTCGGGGACCGCAACCTGGTCTGCTCCTGCCCGCCGCTGGACGCGTACGAGGACTGA